A window from Sphingobacterium hotanense encodes these proteins:
- a CDS encoding LGFP repeat-containing protein, giving the protein MENFSTKIAELARRGFDTGAILSESNLPNGRVAICQNCVLYACPDELIFEVHGNILMKYQEVGETNSSLGYPRSDEMDDPCVAGGKVSYFEYGKISWQYPNGSQIEMYEFVDLDSYEQQRAPLVAKLQEIADYAFEALSEPQSSIENRIKKGSEESWCGKAVAYFYAQAGVPSRTTSQFMNTRNISLFGSYGKIAFDGSGVLRKDYPENTQLKEQHSAQDAARKMITFEDIEAEYELDILPGDIVLVDNSDKGGADHIQIVYKYNPETRMLTVVDGNGGGFALASLGIPNNDSALAQTAADGTPISAKKTMD; this is encoded by the coding sequence ATGGAAAATTTCAGTACTAAAATCGCAGAACTCGCCCGTCGCGGTTTTGACACGGGCGCCATTCTTAGTGAATCGAATCTGCCTAATGGTCGTGTAGCGATATGCCAGAACTGTGTGTTATATGCTTGTCCGGATGAGCTTATATTTGAAGTTCACGGCAATATCTTGATGAAATATCAGGAAGTTGGTGAAACGAATTCCAGCTTAGGCTATCCACGGTCTGATGAAATGGATGATCCTTGCGTCGCTGGTGGCAAAGTGAGTTATTTTGAATACGGAAAGATCAGTTGGCAATATCCGAATGGTAGCCAGATTGAAATGTATGAATTTGTCGATTTAGATAGCTATGAGCAACAGCGAGCGCCTTTGGTCGCCAAGCTTCAGGAGATTGCAGACTATGCTTTTGAAGCGTTATCTGAGCCGCAAAGCAGCATAGAAAACAGAATCAAAAAAGGCAGCGAAGAATCATGGTGCGGGAAAGCAGTTGCTTATTTTTATGCCCAAGCTGGAGTGCCTAGCAGAACAACCAGTCAATTCATGAACACTAGGAATATCTCGCTATTTGGATCCTATGGTAAGATAGCGTTTGACGGTTCCGGTGTACTACGTAAGGATTATCCAGAGAACACGCAATTGAAAGAACAGCACAGCGCACAGGATGCTGCCAGGAAGATGATCACCTTTGAAGATATCGAAGCCGAATATGAGCTGGATATTCTGCCTGGCGACATTGTCCTCGTAGACAACTCGGATAAAGGAGGTGCCGACCACATTCAGATTGTTTATAAGTATAATCCCGAAACGCGGATGCTGACTGTAGTTGATGGAAATGGCGGCGGGTTCGCACTGGCTTCACTAGGAATTCCAAATAATGATAGCGCCCTAGCTCAAACTGCAGCTGATGGCACCCCAATATCCGCAAAAAAAACAATGGATTGA
- a CDS encoding helix-turn-helix domain-containing protein: MNIEELALHCGFNSRASFYRNFNQEMGCSPIEFREKSVMK; the protein is encoded by the coding sequence ATGAATATCGAGGAACTGGCCTTGCATTGTGGATTTAATTCTCGAGCTTCCTTCTATAGAAATTTTAATCAGGAGATGGGCTGTTCTCCAATCGAATTCCGTGAGAAGTCGGTAATGAAGTAA
- a CDS encoding AraC family transcriptional regulator → MANLCGFNSRTSFTRYFKQFNGISPSEYRLKILQNI, encoded by the coding sequence CTGGCTAACCTTTGCGGGTTCAACTCCAGGACATCTTTTACGCGATATTTCAAACAGTTTAATGGCATATCGCCATCCGAATACAGACTTAAAATATTGCAGAATATATGA
- a CDS encoding YARHG domain-containing protein: MERLVFQKKNFSPKGELSIYSHNLYIHEILNADKDFYLPFSIYQADNINFEEPLLSFQKKILRNLPFARRGFVFNDPELKKYYESVYWYMPDPSYSPAISKLHKSEQQWIEKWK; encoded by the coding sequence GTGGAAAGGTTAGTCTTTCAAAAGAAAAACTTCAGCCCGAAAGGAGAGCTTTCCATTTATAGTCATAACCTCTATATCCATGAAATTCTAAATGCGGACAAGGACTTCTACCTACCGTTTTCAATTTATCAAGCCGATAACATCAATTTCGAAGAACCTCTCTTGAGCTTCCAAAAGAAGATATTGAGAAATTTACCCTTCGCCAGACGTGGGTTTGTATTCAACGACCCCGAGTTGAAAAAATACTACGAATCGGTCTATTGGTATATGCCAGACCCTAGTTATTCTCCGGCTATCAGCAAACTCCATAAATCAGAACAACAATGGATTGAAAAATGGAAGTGA
- a CDS encoding helix-turn-helix domain-containing protein: MDRLAQFFLLTLLIHICHAAIFRDLLPGLIYVDRSAPFGLMYGPFLYFAYRAIEQKAITAKQVLLHGLPFLIGLIGHFVFISSYSFRMEYRSEYYLVLYSLMGLSWFFYPVGVFIISNNGANRARLERRIYYYSVILILVSSIFMLTLVLNRMMEKGSADAPSSGATIFFIMLLGSLLGYNYLLGRLRKPLRLEMQSFTGDLNVDPFERNLTGLTYAEQQGIKLKIIDYLVEKSYLDTEFSIDKMSKLLNVSKPVIQQFFKLHFNDSFLKVINALRIKEACIYLSDEALI, translated from the coding sequence ATGGACAGACTGGCGCAGTTTTTTCTACTGACACTGCTCATACATATTTGCCATGCGGCTATATTTAGAGATCTTCTTCCCGGGCTTATTTATGTAGATCGTTCGGCACCATTTGGATTGATGTATGGGCCTTTCTTATATTTTGCATACCGCGCAATCGAACAAAAGGCGATTACGGCAAAACAGGTCTTGTTACACGGATTACCCTTTTTGATTGGTCTGATCGGGCATTTTGTTTTTATCTCATCCTATTCGTTTCGTATGGAATATCGAAGCGAGTACTACTTAGTATTATACAGCTTAATGGGTCTTTCTTGGTTTTTTTATCCTGTCGGCGTTTTTATTATCAGTAACAACGGAGCAAACCGCGCCCGCCTAGAAAGAAGAATATATTATTATAGCGTAATCCTCATTCTGGTCTCGTCAATATTTATGCTCACCCTCGTTTTGAATAGAATGATGGAAAAAGGAAGTGCGGATGCGCCGAGTTCAGGCGCTACTATCTTTTTCATTATGCTGCTTGGTAGCTTGCTGGGCTACAATTATCTGCTGGGCCGGCTTCGGAAGCCCCTGCGCTTGGAAATGCAGTCGTTTACTGGAGACTTAAATGTGGATCCTTTTGAGCGTAATTTGACCGGTTTGACTTATGCTGAACAACAGGGCATAAAGCTTAAGATTATAGATTACCTTGTAGAGAAGTCATATCTCGACACTGAGTTTAGCATCGATAAGATGTCAAAGCTGCTGAACGTGTCAAAACCGGTAATACAACAGTTTTTTAAACTGCATTTTAACGATAGTTTTCTGAAAGTAATTAATGCCTTGCGTATCAAGGAAGCTTGCATATACCTAAGTGATGAAGCTTTGATATGA
- a CDS encoding DUF3050 domain-containing protein, translating into MQNRINTIHSFISEERAILLSHPLYQKIKTVEDLRKFTEGHVYAVWDFMSLLKALQIQLTCTQVPWFASEYPDTRYLINEIVLAEESDEYFDGRRLSHFEMYLDSMQALGANCEPIQSFVAGLNGISDIHAAIDAQSFDPRIKDFLHFTFDCIASQEPHKVASAFTFGREDLIPDMFSSILDSLKLQFPDTDLDRLIYYFQRHIELDGDEHGPLAMRMIMELAGEDEKKWEEMQLTAKQALQKRIALWDAIEASL; encoded by the coding sequence ATGCAAAACCGTATTAACACTATCCATTCTTTTATTAGCGAAGAACGCGCTATACTTTTAAGCCATCCACTTTATCAGAAAATCAAAACAGTTGAAGATCTTCGGAAATTCACCGAGGGGCATGTTTATGCTGTTTGGGATTTTATGTCCTTATTGAAGGCTTTGCAGATTCAATTAACTTGCACTCAAGTGCCTTGGTTTGCGAGTGAATATCCCGATACCCGCTATTTGATCAATGAAATAGTTCTGGCCGAAGAGTCTGATGAGTATTTTGATGGGCGCCGATTAAGTCATTTCGAAATGTACTTAGACTCTATGCAGGCGCTAGGAGCAAATTGTGAGCCTATTCAAAGTTTTGTAGCTGGTCTGAACGGTATATCGGACATTCACGCGGCAATCGATGCACAGTCGTTTGACCCACGCATCAAAGACTTTTTACATTTTACTTTTGATTGTATTGCCAGCCAGGAGCCGCATAAAGTTGCTTCGGCTTTTACTTTTGGTCGTGAGGATCTAATTCCGGATATGTTCAGTTCTATTTTGGATTCCTTGAAGCTTCAGTTTCCTGACACCGACTTAGACCGTTTGATCTATTATTTCCAACGCCATATCGAATTAGATGGCGATGAACACGGTCCATTAGCGATGCGCATGATCATGGAGTTGGCAGGGGAGGATGAAAAGAAATGGGAAGAGATGCAACTGACCGCTAAGCAGGCGTTGCAGAAAAGAATTGCGCTTTGGGATGCTATTGAGGCGAGTTTATAA
- a CDS encoding DUF4382 domain-containing protein, translating to MKNTLFFSLALATLAFGSCSTDDGIPTGKTPVTIKMTDAPANYDAIYLNIDEIEIRTVSGAEVIDVDADPFDILQYRFGRDTVIAAHDVPSGRIQEIRLKLEDEGNEIVVDGQRYPLTTPSGQSSGVKLKVHDDLIPNVAYTLLIDFDAAKSVHQTGNGKWMLKPVLRAIPVATSGAIEGVVAPFSAWPNVYAITGTDTIGTITNPLGKFYFPGVDQGTYKLVIEPTEPGYDTVSQDVIVTQGKVTNVGTINLGTVSEN from the coding sequence ATGAAAAATACATTATTCTTTTCACTAGCTCTTGCAACATTAGCTTTTGGAAGCTGTTCTACAGATGACGGTATTCCCACTGGTAAAACTCCGGTAACTATTAAGATGACCGATGCGCCAGCAAATTACGACGCCATTTATTTGAACATCGATGAAATTGAAATCCGTACTGTAAGTGGCGCGGAAGTAATCGACGTAGATGCTGACCCATTTGACATTCTTCAATATCGTTTCGGAAGAGATACGGTAATTGCCGCACATGATGTACCATCAGGAAGAATTCAAGAAATTCGTTTAAAATTAGAGGACGAAGGAAATGAGATCGTTGTCGATGGACAACGTTATCCATTAACAACGCCATCAGGACAATCATCTGGCGTAAAATTGAAAGTACATGATGACTTAATCCCGAATGTAGCTTATACGCTATTGATCGATTTTGATGCTGCGAAATCCGTGCACCAAACTGGAAATGGCAAATGGATGTTGAAACCAGTTCTTCGTGCCATCCCAGTAGCAACATCGGGTGCAATTGAAGGGGTTGTTGCTCCATTCTCCGCATGGCCAAATGTATATGCTATTACAGGAACAGATACAATAGGAACAATCACTAATCCATTAGGTAAATTTTATTTCCCAGGTGTAGATCAAGGTACTTATAAATTAGTAATTGAACCTACAGAACCTGGATACGACACTGTATCACAAGACGTTATTGTAACGCAAGGAAAAGTAACAAATGTAGGTACGATTAACCTAGGAACAGTTTCAGAAAACTAA
- a CDS encoding heavy metal translocating P-type ATPase — MRQQHQHIYNENGVCEICSQTEKVYRQADAADLLTKKAAKNAHAHPHEDSNEHNHDHEHADDDVHDHDHSHEVGGSLFKLFLPSIISLVWLLLGLFFDHFWKMDWFTGYVRLVWYLAAYIPVGLPVLKDAVKSIGKGNFFSEFFLMGIATLGAFGIAEYPEAVAVMLFYAVGESFQTLAVSRAKSNIKKLLDQRPDEATIIRDSKTQTIKATDVQIGDIVQLKPGEKLGLDGILISDAASFNTAALTGESKPDTKNKGEHVLAGMINLQSVAQVEVNTAYADSKLSKILELVQHASSQKAPTELFISKFARIYTPIVVFLAIGICFFPYFFVADYVFQDWLYRALIFLVVSCPCALVISIPLGYFGGIGAASRHGILVKGGNFLDVLAGLKHVVMDKTGTMTEGVFKVQEVNLKDQVALPDLMDYVNLLESKSTHPVATAIHEYVGEIKEQLPLQNIEEIAGHGLRGEINSKEFLVGNFKLLDKYKVAYPINPADIAYTTIAIAYDGQYQGYITIADTIKADAKATINKLHNLGVKATMLSGDKETVVKHVAKNYESIRLSVICFRKIR; from the coding sequence ATGAGACAACAACATCAGCATATCTACAATGAAAATGGGGTTTGTGAAATATGTAGCCAAACGGAGAAGGTTTATCGGCAAGCCGATGCTGCCGATCTTCTAACAAAAAAGGCTGCAAAAAATGCTCATGCGCATCCGCATGAAGATAGCAACGAACATAACCATGATCACGAGCATGCCGATGATGATGTGCATGATCATGATCACAGTCATGAAGTAGGAGGTAGTCTATTCAAACTATTTCTACCATCGATTATTAGTTTAGTGTGGTTATTGCTTGGTCTTTTTTTCGACCATTTCTGGAAGATGGATTGGTTTACGGGCTACGTTCGTTTAGTTTGGTATTTGGCGGCCTATATTCCAGTCGGGCTACCGGTTCTGAAAGATGCGGTGAAAAGCATCGGAAAGGGCAATTTCTTTTCCGAGTTTTTTTTAATGGGAATTGCAACTCTCGGGGCATTCGGTATAGCCGAATATCCGGAAGCAGTTGCTGTCATGCTATTTTATGCGGTCGGCGAGAGTTTCCAAACATTGGCAGTATCTCGCGCCAAATCCAATATCAAGAAGCTATTGGATCAGCGACCTGATGAGGCCACAATTATCCGCGATAGCAAGACGCAAACCATTAAAGCGACGGATGTTCAGATCGGCGATATCGTTCAATTAAAACCTGGAGAAAAGCTAGGGCTGGATGGAATTTTAATATCCGATGCTGCATCGTTTAACACGGCTGCACTAACGGGCGAGAGTAAACCTGATACGAAGAACAAAGGCGAGCACGTGCTTGCCGGGATGATCAATCTACAATCCGTTGCGCAGGTTGAAGTTAATACAGCCTATGCCGATAGCAAGTTGAGCAAAATACTCGAGCTTGTTCAACATGCCAGCTCGCAGAAAGCGCCTACAGAACTGTTTATTTCCAAGTTCGCACGCATCTATACGCCTATCGTGGTCTTTCTTGCTATCGGCATCTGCTTTTTTCCATACTTCTTTGTTGCAGACTATGTTTTTCAGGATTGGTTATATCGGGCTCTCATTTTCTTAGTTGTTTCTTGCCCTTGTGCGCTCGTTATATCAATTCCACTGGGTTATTTCGGTGGGATAGGTGCAGCCAGTCGCCACGGCATATTGGTAAAAGGAGGCAACTTCCTCGATGTTTTAGCAGGATTGAAGCATGTGGTGATGGATAAAACAGGAACAATGACAGAAGGGGTGTTCAAAGTGCAGGAGGTCAATTTGAAAGACCAAGTTGCTCTCCCGGACCTAATGGATTATGTCAACTTACTTGAAAGCAAGAGCACCCATCCCGTTGCTACCGCGATACATGAATATGTAGGCGAGATTAAAGAGCAGCTCCCGCTTCAAAATATAGAAGAAATTGCAGGGCATGGACTCCGAGGTGAAATCAATTCGAAAGAATTCCTCGTAGGTAACTTCAAACTTTTGGATAAATACAAAGTCGCTTATCCGATCAATCCTGCCGATATCGCCTATACGACGATTGCAATTGCCTATGACGGACAATATCAAGGCTATATAACAATTGCAGACACCATTAAAGCGGATGCCAAAGCAACGATCAACAAGCTACACAACCTGGGCGTTAAAGCAACGATGCTAAGTGGAGATAAGGAAACGGTAGTTAAGCATGTGGCCAAGAATTACGAATCGATCAGGCTTTCGGTGATCTGCTTCCGGAAGATAAGGTAA
- a CDS encoding bifunctional alpha,alpha-trehalose-phosphate synthase (UDP-forming)/trehalose-phosphatase, with amino-acid sequence MRNQTPTNSGKTLIISNRLPVKIERKKGKLKFTASEGGLATGLGSFYKDNGSWWIGWPGIIPKTEEEEQHIREELYKLNLIPVFLTQTEIKNYYEGFSNAVLWPLCHYRPSYVELRDDYWDAYEQVNEKFAKASLPYIEAETTVWVHDYQLMLLPKYIREQSQPSSIGYFHHIPFPPPELFSMLPWRKQLLDGLSSADLVGFHTYENAHNFLEANQTLLNAEIHHHHIKLEGRSCFVDVFPMGIDYEKYKRQAIDKKTQLYAAELKKLFEDKKIILSVDRLDYSKGILQRLASYEKLLLKYPELQEKVVLYMLIVPSRDQVNQYKKLRNEIDRKVGNINAVLGSPGWQPVSYFYKSLPFDKLSAVYAAADVCLVSSLYDGMNLVAKEYIASKQLQTGALVLSEFAGASKELSDALLINPYAIEDSSDILYEALMMSESEKQERMQASQQVVEKFNVFHWVNLFFQRLREIKEQQNKAITRKVKDQVRTSIKSTYKQATNRLILLDYDGTLVGFNKDAAKATPTAELHQLLENIANDKQNTLSLVSGRKYDNMQDWFPDKSFFTIAEHGIWSNFPNHQWHIKEGLSNEWKVFVRSILQRFTDRTPGSLIEEKTYSLAWHYRKVDHALGKIKAQELLQELHPLANEIGLQIINGDRVIEIKNMEINKGKAVVQLVNEINPDYILCIGDDATDEDMFNELPANAVTIKVGNKQSAAKYFVENKEEVLQLLTELTQL; translated from the coding sequence ATGCGAAATCAAACCCCAACAAATTCTGGCAAAACTCTTATTATCTCCAATCGATTGCCAGTCAAAATAGAACGTAAAAAAGGAAAGCTGAAATTTACCGCAAGTGAAGGTGGGCTAGCGACCGGACTAGGCTCATTTTACAAAGATAACGGCTCTTGGTGGATCGGGTGGCCGGGAATTATTCCTAAAACCGAGGAAGAGGAACAGCACATCCGCGAAGAACTATATAAGCTAAATCTTATACCGGTATTTCTAACGCAGACAGAAATAAAAAATTATTACGAAGGCTTCTCCAACGCTGTGCTCTGGCCACTATGTCACTATAGACCTAGCTACGTCGAGCTTCGCGACGACTATTGGGATGCCTACGAACAGGTAAATGAGAAGTTTGCAAAAGCGTCTCTTCCTTATATCGAGGCGGAAACCACCGTATGGGTTCATGACTATCAATTGATGCTATTGCCCAAATATATTAGGGAGCAAAGTCAGCCCAGCAGTATAGGATATTTCCATCATATCCCCTTCCCTCCTCCCGAACTCTTTAGTATGTTGCCCTGGAGAAAGCAGCTATTAGATGGCCTTTCCAGTGCCGATTTAGTGGGATTCCATACCTATGAGAATGCACATAATTTCCTGGAGGCGAATCAGACCTTGCTGAACGCTGAAATCCATCATCACCATATCAAATTAGAAGGTCGAAGTTGCTTCGTTGATGTATTCCCTATGGGTATAGACTATGAAAAATACAAACGCCAAGCAATCGACAAGAAAACGCAGCTTTATGCCGCCGAGCTCAAAAAGCTTTTCGAGGATAAAAAGATTATCCTTTCTGTAGATCGGCTGGACTACAGTAAAGGCATTTTACAACGTCTTGCATCCTACGAAAAGTTATTGTTAAAATATCCAGAACTGCAGGAGAAGGTCGTGCTTTACATGCTCATCGTCCCTTCCAGAGATCAGGTCAATCAATATAAGAAGCTGCGTAACGAAATCGACCGTAAAGTCGGCAATATCAATGCGGTCTTAGGATCACCAGGATGGCAACCCGTCTCTTATTTCTATAAATCGCTACCCTTTGATAAGCTGTCAGCAGTTTATGCTGCCGCCGATGTATGCTTAGTGAGTTCCCTCTACGACGGCATGAACCTGGTTGCGAAGGAGTACATCGCCAGCAAGCAACTCCAGACTGGAGCCTTGGTACTCAGCGAGTTTGCTGGTGCATCCAAAGAGCTTTCCGATGCCTTACTGATCAATCCTTATGCTATTGAAGACTCTAGCGATATCTTATATGAGGCGTTGATGATGTCTGAGAGCGAGAAACAAGAACGCATGCAAGCAAGTCAGCAAGTGGTAGAGAAATTCAATGTATTCCATTGGGTCAATCTCTTTTTCCAACGACTTCGAGAAATAAAGGAACAGCAAAACAAGGCCATCACACGTAAAGTCAAAGATCAGGTCAGAACCTCGATCAAGTCGACTTATAAGCAGGCGACCAACAGGTTGATTCTTTTGGATTATGACGGAACGTTAGTTGGATTCAACAAGGACGCTGCGAAAGCAACCCCTACTGCTGAACTCCATCAATTACTAGAAAACATCGCAAATGATAAACAGAATACGCTTTCTCTGGTAAGCGGTCGTAAATACGACAATATGCAAGACTGGTTTCCCGACAAATCATTCTTTACCATTGCCGAACATGGTATCTGGTCCAACTTTCCAAACCACCAATGGCATATCAAGGAAGGCTTATCGAACGAATGGAAGGTCTTTGTACGTAGTATCCTTCAACGCTTTACCGACCGAACGCCAGGTTCGCTGATTGAAGAGAAAACTTACTCCTTAGCCTGGCATTATCGCAAAGTCGATCATGCCCTAGGAAAAATAAAAGCACAGGAACTATTACAAGAACTACACCCCTTGGCAAATGAAATCGGTTTGCAGATCATCAATGGCGATCGGGTAATCGAGATCAAAAACATGGAGATCAATAAAGGGAAAGCGGTAGTTCAACTCGTTAATGAGATCAACCCGGACTATATCCTTTGTATTGGCGACGACGCTACGGATGAAGATATGTTTAACGAATTACCGGCAAATGCTGTAACGATTAAAGTCGGGAATAAGCAATCTGCAGCCAAATATTTCGTTGAAAATAAAGAAGAGGTTTTACAATTACTGACTGAATTGACGCAGTTATAA
- a CDS encoding glycoside hydrolase family 15 protein, whose protein sequence is MNKKHLYNSGIIGNCNFIAHVHKSTNINWLCWPTFRDSFVFGCLLDKNKGGEFNIRLQGDNVYSKQYYLENTNILVTEVHSDQGSFKVTDFAPRFEQYERFYKPLMLIRIVEPLEGNPKIKVTCNPKANYGLADFHRSRGSNHVQFNYDNEHMRLTTNIPISHFFDEDKSSIILSEKKYMVLNYGSAFEAALEKTVEDFLIRTKQYWRNWTKKADVPNFYQDQIIRSALVLKLHQYEDTGAIIASSTTSLPESPGSGRNWDYRYCWVRDSYYVLTALANIGKFDELEKFATYITGITQSDSGRLQPLYGILGRRTLTEETLDYLEGYLGNKPVRIGNQAYEHIQNDVYGQAMIALLPLFTDFRFPADERKDAKSWLVYILDKIATTIDEKDAGIWEFRHIANRHAYSNLFQWAGASAALKIAKQNGYQDIEIQAQELKDKAAAHIESCYDEERKVYRNASEGSDLDASTLQLIMMHYLDPNSERAKLHLNELEKVLKGKNGLFYRYLHQDDFGKPQSTFLVCAFWYVEALACVGRIDEAQEIFHNLMGYSNHLGLFSEDVHEEDGSQWGNFPQAYSHVGLMNAAYRIATKLDRPIFT, encoded by the coding sequence ATGAATAAAAAACACTTATATAACTCTGGCATTATTGGTAATTGCAATTTCATCGCTCATGTACACAAGAGCACAAACATCAACTGGCTCTGCTGGCCAACCTTTCGCGACAGCTTTGTCTTTGGTTGTTTGCTCGATAAAAATAAAGGTGGCGAGTTTAACATACGATTGCAGGGAGATAATGTATATTCCAAACAGTATTACCTAGAGAACACCAATATATTAGTTACTGAAGTCCATAGCGACCAGGGCAGTTTCAAAGTAACCGATTTTGCCCCTCGCTTTGAACAATACGAACGTTTCTATAAGCCACTGATGCTTATTCGAATCGTTGAGCCGCTCGAAGGCAACCCGAAGATAAAAGTTACCTGCAACCCAAAAGCGAATTATGGATTGGCAGATTTCCACCGCTCTAGAGGAAGCAATCATGTGCAATTCAATTACGACAATGAACACATGCGGTTGACCACCAACATCCCTATAAGTCATTTCTTCGACGAGGACAAAAGCAGTATCATCCTTTCCGAAAAGAAATATATGGTATTGAATTATGGCAGCGCATTCGAAGCCGCTTTGGAAAAAACTGTTGAGGATTTCCTGATCAGAACCAAGCAATATTGGCGTAATTGGACGAAGAAAGCTGATGTGCCTAACTTCTATCAAGACCAAATTATCCGCTCCGCATTGGTGCTCAAATTGCACCAATATGAAGATACCGGCGCTATCATAGCGTCGAGCACAACGAGTTTGCCCGAGTCACCAGGTTCTGGAAGAAATTGGGATTACCGCTACTGTTGGGTTCGCGACAGCTATTATGTATTGACCGCGCTAGCCAACATCGGAAAATTCGATGAACTCGAAAAATTTGCCACCTATATTACAGGAATCACACAATCCGACAGTGGAAGATTGCAACCACTCTACGGAATACTTGGTCGACGTACATTGACCGAAGAAACCCTAGACTACCTAGAAGGCTATTTAGGAAACAAGCCGGTACGAATTGGAAATCAAGCTTATGAACATATACAAAACGATGTCTACGGACAAGCGATGATTGCCCTACTTCCTTTATTTACCGATTTCAGATTCCCTGCGGACGAGCGTAAAGATGCAAAAAGCTGGCTAGTCTATATCCTGGATAAGATTGCTACGACCATTGATGAAAAGGATGCCGGTATCTGGGAATTCCGACATATCGCTAACCGACATGCCTATTCCAACCTGTTCCAATGGGCTGGAGCATCCGCTGCCTTGAAGATCGCGAAGCAAAACGGTTATCAAGATATCGAGATCCAAGCCCAAGAACTTAAAGACAAAGCAGCGGCACATATAGAATCATGCTATGACGAGGAGCGAAAAGTATATCGGAATGCATCAGAAGGATCCGATTTGGATGCCAGTACGCTGCAGTTGATTATGATGCACTATTTAGACCCCAATTCTGAACGTGCCAAGCTACATCTGAACGAATTGGAAAAAGTGCTGAAAGGAAAAAACGGCCTATTCTATCGCTATCTGCATCAAGACGATTTTGGAAAGCCGCAATCTACATTTTTAGTCTGTGCATTTTGGTATGTTGAGGCCCTCGCCTGTGTGGGGAGAATCGATGAAGCACAGGAAATATTCCACAATCTAATGGGCTACAGCAATCATTTGGGACTTTTCAGCGAGGATGTGCATGAAGAAGATGGAAGTCAATGGGGCAACTTTCCGCAGGCTTATAGCCATGTCGGCTTGATGAACGCCGCATATCGAATTGCAACAAAATTAGACCGCCCAATCTTTACATAA